Genomic segment of Vicinamibacteria bacterium:
GTCGAAGTCGGTGTAGGGCACGAGATCGATCTTATTGATGACCAAGAGGTCGGCCCTCTTGAAGAGACCGGGATACTTGAGCGGCTTGTCGTCCCCTTCCGGGACCGACAGCAGGGCAACCTTCGAAGCCTCCCCGAGATCGTAGGCCGAGGGACAGATCAAGTTTCCGACATTCTCGATCAAGAGGAGCTCGATGTCCCATATCTCCTTGTCGCCGAGGTGGTCGAGGATACGCTGGGCATTCAAATGACACTCGCTTCCCGTCGTGATCTGGATGGCAGGTATCCCCGCCCCGCCGATACGGTCGGCATCGTTGCGCGTCGCCTGATCCCCGGTGAGAGCGGCGGCCGCGATTCTTCCCCGACACCATCTCGCGGTCCGCTCCACCAGCGTGGTCTTTCCCGATCCGGGGCTCCCGATCAGGTTCACGGCGAAAATTCCTCGCGTCTCGAGGCGACGCCTGACCTCGGCGGCGATCTCGTCGTTCTTGGAAAGGACTTTCTTCTCGTAGGGTATGCGCATCATTCCACCTCGATACTCCGAACTTTGAGTGAGCTTTCGCGCACCAGGCGCGGCAACGGTGTCCGCTCCACCAGCGTGGTCTTTCCCGATCCGG
This window contains:
- the hypB gene encoding hydrogenase nickel incorporation protein HypB, whose amino-acid sequence is MMRIPYEKKVLSKNDEIAAEVRRRLETRGIFAVNLIGSPGSGKTTLVERTARWCRGRIAAAALTGDQATRNDADRIGGAGIPAIQITTGSECHLNAQRILDHLGDKEIWDIELLLIENVGNLICPSAYDLGEASKVALLSVPEGDDKPLKYPGLFKRADLLVINKIDLVPYTDFDVERAVRNAREVAPHIDVVRVSCRTGQGIEGWFQWLQGRLAEQPISTMHPA